The region agacctgcgagctggactagcttcctcacggttatcacgaacggtattatgggtgttatgtgatctggtatgcatttttttggggtggaaaaagggttaaaaattcgctttatcacaaatttggttctctgtttcccacagacggcgccagtgatgaatccgcgaatttttgatggtgatgaatgcaggaagatgcagatcacgacacagagattttacgtggttcgatttactgaggtaaatctacgtccacgggaagaaatgagggcagagttgtattgcttgatctgttttcttacagcttacaatacagacttgctattttgtattttatctctagaaagcgagagagtctaaccctatctatctgatctaggttctatttatacaaaggaccaagatcgtggcatgcagcaccatttactaggcagtggatgtcgtggagatcgtggcgatcttgcatgggtccactatcctgcatgagttaatgactgcttgacaccactaaatagatcgtgggtgtagtggaggtggaaatcctgcatgagtccactatctcctagttcggtcgaatactgagaccgaactgctgaattattgccgagcagcttttgccgatctgagagtagagcttgatgccgacctgagagcagagtttgattggttggcttttaccgagctgtaggctggggccgaactctttgattgtgccgaactgaactctttagtcatgccggactgatactctttagtcatgccgaactgatactctttcttgggctttaggctgatgggctttgctgctgttgggcttgtttagtacgtactccatcaatatgtaattcaataaataattgaaagcATTACTACAACTTATCTGATAATACACGTTACCGCAAATCAAATAAGCACTACTTCTCAGTGAGAATAACTTAATACAagcgaaaataaaaaataaaaaatgcttcTTTTGTTAGTGACCAAAGCGACAATATCATGAAAACCATTGCTACCAATGAAGTTGATTGGTTTGATAGAGGCTTTGTCTGATAGAACATAAAGAGGGCATTCTGTACATGTGAGGTTAATAGGGAATAACAAACAATGGTTTTAATAAATGCAAATATTGTGAATTAGGGTGTGCCACCTCGACCGGATAGATCTTGTCCTGTAAGCTACTCAGTCAGGTGGCAACTCAGTGCCTCCATTGAGCTGTTTAATCCGGTCGGGTGGAGTGTTGTCTGCAACTCACCACCTGATTAGATGAAATATAGTGTTTGTCTCTTTATTTTagatattaaataaatgaatgCTGTGTTATATGCTTTTTGAAGAAGGGTTTGCTAAATAAATAGCtactttaatttaaatatagttCAAACCATAGTCTtccaaattaatactactagcTAGCATGATCTCGGACTATGCAGCTGGTCTTTTTTTAACCCTAAGTATTCTTTAAAATAAGGTATTTTTATGGACTAATATTATATGGTGACTATATGTCATATAGAAAAGTCTTTTGCTTGTGAAATATTCTACGGAATATCCATATTCAAATTACTTTCTAACTAAACCACAACTAGCTGGGTCACCAGATTTTAAGTAAATCATAGTAAGAGTTTAGATTTTCCTATATTCTAACCATAAGAAGTAGTAGATAGAATCTTATGAATCTCAAATACATTCCTTCACATAATTCAATCAAGaacaacaaaaaacaaattaacTTACAGTTAAGATTTCATTTTGATTCCATTACATGAGTTCAGTATTCAAGAACATCACCCAAAGAGAACAGAGAGAGCAGGGCTAATATCAACAGATACAAAAATCTGATCGCATTCTTCTCATTATCTATAATGcacccaaaaaaaaacaaccaaAATTTCATATATACAAACATCAATCTTATCAAAACCCCTCTCCCCGTCTAATGTAAAGGGTTGACAAGAGAAGGATGGTTCAAATCAAACTTGACCACCCCACTCAAACTCTTGAGACTGGCCTTAGCCCCATGAGACAACAAGTACATAGCTACCTCCACATGCCCCGCCTCCACCGCTCTCAGCAGCGGAGTATATCCCGACCCATCAACCGAATCAACACGAGCCCCGTGGCTCACGAGAAGCCTCACACTCTCCAAATGCCCCTTGAATGCCGCCCTATGCAGGGGACTCCACCCATTCTGATCCACCCCATTCACCTTCGCCCCCTGAGCCAGGCAGCTCTTCATCGCGTGCACGTCGTCCAGCCTCGCCGCCCTCTGCAGCGCGTCCCCCAGCTGCAGCACGTCGTAGAGGTGCGAGTTCCCCCTCTCCACCGCCAGCCCAAACGCGGTCTTGCCATCCCTGTTCACCGCGTACTTGGCAAACACCGCCTGGGCTAATAACCGCTCCACCGCGTCCAGGTGGCCATTCTCCGCTGCAAAATGCAGCGGGGTCCACCCCTCGCGGTCGGTGACATCCACGTCAGCGCCCACTGAGATGAGAAACTGAATGGCCTCCACATGGCCATTCAGCGCAGCGATATGCAGGGCAGTCCTGCCCTGCATATCGACTGCGTTTAAATCGAGATCCACGTGGCTCAGGCACACGATCTCCATCATGTCCACGTGGTTTGCTGCCGCGGCCACGTGTAACAGAAGGTCAACGCTAGGATCAACCACGCATCCTGATTCAATCAAGATCTCCAGAGACTCAATCTTTCCAGATTTGACAGCTAAACACATGAGAGTCTCATCCTCATCACACCTCTCTCTGCAGCTAGCAACATCCGCCCCTGCCTCGATCAGTGTCGAAATAAAGTGAGATTTCCCATTTGCAACCGCGGATCTGAGCAGAGAAGAGAGCTGCTTCTCATCACAGACGGAGATTGCCTTGGAGAATTGGAAATCGAGCTCGAGGGAATTGGAACAAGGCGAGAGGAGAAACTGCGCGACGTTTAGGCCAACGAAAGAGATAGGAATGGTGGCGTCCTTGAAGATATGAGGGCCAGGCTTGGAGAagaggtggaggaggtgatCATGGCTGGCCTTTCTCGTGGGGAGCATCGAGGAGCGAACGACGACGGCTGGAGGGGTGGAGAGAGGAGGCTGGTGGTGAGGCTTGGTgaaggagagggagaaggaAGCAGTGGAGAGAGGTGGGAGGACAGAGAGAGAAGGGTGGAGGGAAAAAACAGATGGATCGGTTGATGTGAGGGAAACAGCAACTGGCATGGTGTGCATTAGGTTTGTGAGGTTGAAGGTTTGGGTGCATTTCTGGCCTTTGGTGAATGAGAAGTTGAGTTCTTGAACTTCTGGTTTGATCAGTCTGTCCATGGCCTTCACCTTCTTCAacttttcttcttctcaaaTGTTGTTTTGAGGGTTGATTTTGATTGGGAAATGAATGATGGGGTTTGTGTATTTCTGTTGTTtgtttgttgatattttgtacTTGGCATTGTTTGAATTCTTACATCAAGGTTTTTTGTGgacaaattataaatagttttaAAACTTAGTGCCTtattttggggggggggggggggggggcaggGTCAATAAAATGACAATAATCTTTTGTTAATTATTGGTGGGAAAAGACTAAAGAAAGCCCAAGTTCCTTGACCAAGCCTAACAAATTACTGGCTCATTTTTCCCTTCGTTTTTTATACTGTATATAATTTGAGAGATTTGTACATGTAATTATTTATGTCACCTTCTTCTTCATCCCAAGTTTAATCGAGGCattgttttactttaaaatttaaaagggtgtttagtgagttaacgGGAGAGAAAtaagattaaataaataagtgaaagagaataaagtgggAAAATTAAAAGTATTCATTTtagcaaaagaaaaaattacTCATTTAGTTTGGAATGTTAAAAGgaacataaataaattaattttgaacAAAAGGAGCACTATTTGGTACactcattttataatttcatgttttattttatcaGTATAAATCACATTAATGTAATCTAAGCTAATAGATTTTGGATTCCCTATATTTTGGGCGTCTCACTTGTATTAATATTGATActtgaaaaaatatatactagGAATATAAAGATTATTGGTATAATATAACAAACTCTAATCATAGTTTTTACTTAAATCTAAAGCTTAAGAAATTTGTATGACTCAGTTATGAAATGATCAATCCTAATAATAAATTATCATGTAAAACTTAAAAACAAATGCCAAAGATAATTATAGatctatttatatataatcAATCATAACTAATAAATGTAAAATGAAACACgaataaaaaattatgttgaagaagaagatgtaAGAAAAAACTAGTACTATTAGGTTGTATTTGAGTAAATACCAAACAAAAGGTTGTGAAATCTTACACAAAATGCTTACAAACATAACATAGGACGCAACATGTATGAATAATTCAATAAAATGACTTTGTCAACGAAACTAAGAAGCAACTTCTTAGAAACTCACTTTTATGTCTCAGGCAAATCCAGAGTTTGGGAGGATTTGCTATTTGTTAGAGGTAGAAAAGagagtataattttaaattttagaataaatattaatttgaatTAGATATTTATGACTTAAGCAATGTGTTGGCAAcagaaaaacaaatattttgttCGTCCCATTCAGGATAACCACATTTTGTAATGACATAGAATTTTAGACAGAGTTATTGAGTATATTTATAAATAGAGAGAGACCGAAGTAATAGAATTAATATTTTAgtgaaaaagagaaaatagaCAAATTTTGTACTAAATACTATGAAAATAAGACATCTTAATTTAGACAAATTGATAAAGAAATATAAACATATTAAATGAGACaggataaattaatttataattttcaaaGTGTAATATCCTAAAATAGGGAGTAATTATCCTACTCTCCTTAAAGTAGTATAGAAATTTCACAATTCGTTTGTCTTTTCTATTGGCATCAAAAATCGAGATAAGAGTGTTGTGATGTCTCTATAGTATTGTCAGTTATACTAGTATATGCCATCAAATAGTGTCATAAATATAATCCTGTTTTTGCTTGTATGTACAAAAACCTCAACAATGTATAATCAATGATATCTTGTGTAGTGCGATGCTCATAAGgtgaaacaatgaagtaaatgATAGAAATGTAGGAAAAATAAATAGTGTATTGGTGGTACTCTGAATTTGAAATCATATATAAATAAGCCAATGTATAGTCAAAATTTGTAAGTCAAGTCGATAAAATACTCGTTATCGTATGCTAAATTATATCACGGGCTTTTAGTTGGTGCTATCCGATTTTCGTATTGCCCATAAATAAAATGTCTCATTTTAACATCTCAAACATGATAAGCACTGCGAATCGAATTTTACGAGTTCCAAAAATTAAACAAAGATGCTTCTAAGCAATAGTGACTGAATTAACTCAACTTTAAGGTGCTGAAATAATTATTCAATTGGGTAAAGACTAATTTATCTGTCACGAATCTGATCATGTGAACcaaatcattaattaatttcaattattttatcaatGATATCGAATCATTTAACCTAAACACCACCCAACAGCTATACTAGTATACGAATACGACCATCATTATAAGATAAGGAAAACCCAATGCAAAATAAATATGGTTCCAATAATGCAATTGCTTAGATTTCAAAAATGTGTTGTAGTTGCAGTTGATTTAAAGTTATGATATTTAAGAAAATCCACCCAATGTATATAAACACATAATTATTCGAGTTAAATTACCATCGTAAAAAAAATAGGGTTATTGTTGCTGAAGTTGGTGCTTATGAATCAAGGATATTTTCCGGACAATTCATGACcagtactccatatttttggttttgaattacgccttttattatatactccctctatttcacaataggagtcactctCATTTGTGGACATgtgtttaaaaaatgtaaaaaacagtaggttggaaaagttagtgaaatatgtaattcacttttttatattatttttataataaaatgtgagtgaagttatttagtggaatgtgagacctacttaccatttataataaaaataaagtgtgactCTTTTTATGGAcgggaccaaaatgataaagtgtcactcttattatgggatgaagggagtaattcACAATCAATATTATTACGCTATTTATAACATAATTCACCGTCAAAGGTTATTATTAGTCGTGAATTTCTGAGTTAATTATTAAGAGTACCCATCCCTCTATTAGGTATTTTTATGTTAGTGAGTAGTTTATCTTTATTATCTAAAAGACATTATTTTTTCGATCGACCATGTTTGTAAGAGCATTCGCAATAGCGGACTAAAGGTAGGACTAGCGGTTAGGGCATTCGCAATAGCGGACTAAAGTTCAGTGGCAGAACCAGAAATTTAAATAAGTCGAGactgatatttttaaaaatatatatatagtatgaaaatgtttaattttacatataatgTTTGTACAATTTTTACGACACACTAGAtgatactccctttgtccacgaataggagtcttgtttttcattttagtatgtccgtgaataggagtcccggttcctttttaatgtaaatggtaataaaatctcACATTCCTCTAACTCGTTCcaatcacatttcattttaaaCTAATACTATATACAAGTGGAATTCagattccactaacttttttttcattcacttttcttaacattt is a window of Salvia splendens isolate huo1 chromosome 3, SspV2, whole genome shotgun sequence DNA encoding:
- the LOC121795657 gene encoding protein VAPYRIN-LIKE-like, encoding MDRLIKPEVQELNFSFTKGQKCTQTFNLTNLMHTMPVAVSLTSTDPSVFSLHPSLSVLPPLSTASFSLSFTKPHHQPPLSTPPAVVVRSSMLPTRKASHDHLLHLFSKPGPHIFKDATIPISFVGLNVAQFLLSPCSNSLELDFQFSKAISVCDEKQLSSLLRSAVANGKSHFISTLIEAGADVASCRERCDEDETLMCLAVKSGKIESLEILIESGCVVDPSVDLLLHVAAAANHVDMMEIVCLSHVDLDLNAVDMQGRTALHIAALNGHVEAIQFLISVGADVDVTDREGWTPLHFAAENGHLDAVERLLAQAVFAKYAVNRDGKTAFGLAVERGNSHLYDVLQLGDALQRAARLDDVHAMKSCLAQGAKVNGVDQNGWSPLHRAAFKGHLESVRLLVSHGARVDSVDGSGYTPLLRAVEAGHVEVAMYLLSHGAKASLKSLSGVVKFDLNHPSLVNPLH